Within Wyeomyia smithii strain HCP4-BCI-WySm-NY-G18 chromosome 2, ASM2978416v1, whole genome shotgun sequence, the genomic segment CTTCCTTGGCCAGTTCGGCGTCACGTTCTTCAATAATCTTCTGCAAATTGCGCCAGGTGTCCTCGAGGGCTTCCATCGTAAACCAGGTGTACGGATTTGGTCCAACGTTGAAACTCTTGATCTTCCGGTCCAAATCGGCCAACGCTTGGAAGTCGAACTGGGCAGACGACAGCGAAGCTTGGAACTGGGCATGCGCCGCTCGAAGCGCCGTAATCTCCTCGATCGAATTGCAACGGACCGGATCAGTCAGATCCTCTTCAGCGTTCTCGAACCAGGAGTTGAAAGCGGAAGCCTTCTTGGCAAACGTCAAATACAGGTCCTCGATTTGACGGAACTGCTCTTGCATGGCCAGTAGTCGGTACTTGCGGGCTTCCGAGTCGGCACGCAGCTTCTGCCAACGAGTTAGCACGTCCTCATGACGTTTCAAAATAGCAGCCGATTGGGCGTGATTAGCGTTGATTAGTTGATCCTTCAAAGCTGTGATGTTATGAATACCTTCCTGTTCAAATGCAGAGAGACCTATTCAAAGgaaaagaaatgttttttttttacaaatatagcataaaaatttatttgtcaCACATACCCGCATCAAATGTCTCCTGTTTGGTCAGCAAGGTCTGCACAGTGGATAAATCACGTCCGAACTCCTCCGACTTGACGTGATTCTCCTTGTCGGCAATCCAACTCTCAACGACATCGGCCTTCCACATGAACTGCAAGTAAGCAAAGTTATCCAACAGGGCGTTTTTGCGGCGTGTTGCCAAAGCCTGCAGATTCTCCAACTTCTTATCCAGCTGGGCACAGCGCTGCGAAATACTCTCCCCATGGTGGTTGTTGTTGGTAACCAGAGTTTGTCCATTATCGCGAATGTCCGAGCAACGATCGCGATGTGCAGCAAAATCGGTTTCGAAAGCATCATGCTTCTTAAGCAAACCTTGAACAGCGGCCATAGAGTCACCATAGTCTTCAACCGACAACAGTTGTTGCTTCTCGGTAATCCAAGCCTCCTCTTCTTCCACCTTAGCCAAGAACTGTTGATAGATCAGTGACTCATCCAGCTTCTGACCACGGGTAGCAGCCAATCCCTTCAACTCTGCCCAAGCCTGATTCAAAGCCTTCAATCGCTGTTCAATCTCCGGCACACCGAGATTAGACACATCCATCAGCTTCTCGCCGGCTTCCTGAACGGCCTGAATAGCCGGCTCGTGCGAAGCCAACTCCGCCTCCAAACGCTTGTGCTTCTTCTTCAGGTTCTGAACACCCGTTAAATCACGACCATAATCATCGGAACCTACCAGCAGTTTCTTTTCCTTGATCCAAGACTCTTCGTCAGCAATGTCACGGAAGAATTGATGCAAAGTGTTGGCCTCATTCAAACGAGCTTGACGATGGGCGGCTAAATTACAGATACGTTCATAACGCTCGTTGATGGACTGTCGTTTCTCCTGAATACCGGCACTGTCGAACTGTCCGCTCTCGACCAACGAATCAGCCTGTGCATTCATATCCTTGATACGATCTTCATGAGCATGGATATCCGCCTCAACCAGCTGATGTTTCTTCATTAGATTTTGAACGGAAGCCAAATCCTTGCCAGCATCCTCTGAAGTCAACAAGCTCTCAACCTCACCCAGCCAAAAGTCCAAATCCTTAACAGCCGCAATATATGTACGCTGCTTGTTGGCTTCCTTCAGCTTCAGGGACTTTTCAGTCGTTTTTTGGGTTAGATATTCCCACTGATCAGCGATCTGAGTCAAACGCTTCTGTACAGCATCCTCGGAACCACTGCACTGATTTTTGTCGATCAAATTACTTCCCATAGCCAGCACGCTTGAAATACGATCAGCATTGGCGGCCAGCTCGGCTTCGAAAGCCTGGTGCTTCTGATGCTTCGATTGAATGTTGGCCGGATCTTTATAGCTTTCCTCGGTGGCCAGCTGCAGCTTCTCGGCGATCCAATTTTCGATTTCATCCGCATCTCGCGAGAACTGTTGTAGTGTCTGCTCGTCGCCAAGCCGCGAGCGCTTTTCGATCAAATCCTCCTTCAAGTGACGCCAGCGATCTAGCACTTCCGAGCGCTTATCATCGATCAACTTACCAGCATAGTGCTCCTGTGCAATCAATTGATCAGCTAGTACCTGCAGAGCAGCAATCTTCTCCTCATGCCCGTTGATAGCTTTGTCGAAATCTTCGTGCTTTTTAATCAATGCCTCCACATTGTCTCCCTTGGAGTCGACCTCCTCAGCATTCAGGAACGCCTCACGAGCGCTCATCCAGTTCTCCGCCTGTTCGCAGTCACGCAGATACAGCTGCAAATCTAGATTCTGGTCCAGCTGCAGCCGACGGGCAGTCCAGGCTCGTTCCAGTTCCTCGCGGGCCTTGGCcagattttcgatcttttcctGAATTTCCGGTGATGCATAATGGTTTGCCTGCAGCAACTCGGTTCCGAACTGTTCGAAGGCGGCAAATGTTCCGGCACGGGCATCGACCTCGGTGCGGTGTTCCTGTGTTGGTTTTTAACAACCACGGCGTACGTAAAAGTAAACATAAAAGCAAGGACggtaacgaaacaaaaaaagcgatattaatctGCTGGCTGGAATCGTTGGGCTTATAGAACAGAATGGAACGAAGGTTAACTTTATCTTTCCCATGGTAGTGTTGAAAATGCAGAACAATACTAGGGTGGTTATTAAAAGTTACGAATCATCAGCGCTACCATGGCAAAGATAGTAGTAAGACTACGTACTGTTCGGCTGAACCGAACCCCGTTAGGAACGAATGTGATTTAAAGTTATGTACGTGGTTTTATGGCAGAAGACAATGGAAACTGTAaacaaatacacacacacaaaatcaAAGAAGCATGGAATAAGCGACGACGTTAGAGAAACAATGACAATAGATAAAACAAGTACGAGTTAAGCTGATCGTCAGTCGATGTAAAAATGGTAATAATATTGGGTTAAAAGTGGAGTGTTTTTTCCCTGGGTGTACGAATGCCTAATCCTCGCCCAAACCTTCTTTCAGAGTATGAACCTATTTTAAATTTCACAGTAAAATGATATCATCATGAAGTTAGCAAGTACAAAACGTGAGGTTTACACGAACGTTTATACTGGTATACTTTTTAGGCTCGTTCAAGACCTATTCTTCAGTTTTAGTGAAACGTTGTGAGTTGGGTAATATTTAAGCAACTCTGCATACTTgattttacaataaaaaaactcacaaagtttcattgacaTCTGGCAGGTTGTTGGTGAATTAGTGTAAAACGCCTCTTTTCGAAACTGATAAATATCTAAACTGCATGGTCAACAACGAAACAGAGACTAACTTCTGTCAGTtttaaacaatatttcaacgctcactttattttcaatgaaAACTGATTTGAAATAAAACATTATTAAAACATTATAACAACTAAATTGAAACAATTACATAGTTCTATCTTAATTCAGAGAAAGAAAAATcgcattttgacgtagaactacgtttttctttagcctaccacatagggatgtaaataggaaaactattaccgaaaagggaacgaaatatgtccctttttaaatgcttataaatcggtttatAAATCGGTATAGCAATTGTttagaaaattatacacgcatccaccaaaatgtagaaaattgttgattgattatgcaaactattgtactattggtaattgtcaagccttgtttaaacaaaaattacgtcctctgattggtcgttatatgattgcttcccaagcacggtcgacagaatctataccttgcaattggaaacatgctatttcgcctatataagagcctgtttcagccgaagccgctcataatagttctagacagcgacaacagcagtcgtcctcccgcagcagcagcactagccctctggttggtcaccacgtctcaggagcagcacggttcttctcagcgtgcctcgccagactgcctttattcccccgtgttagggcagcatgaagatcgtcatcaccaaatccaattttgaacagcaaaatgccttttttcaaggcaaataaacaagtcattgaaagttaataatttttgacaacgtaagcaagcattctgtgcggactctaacagttacatctgtcgcggctgtctaatttacagaaggtgaaatagcttccacagtgcatgttgtccgtgtatcttaactcccccactgttggggcacaaaggttccgatcagcaaccgattttgaacagcaaaatgccttttttcaaggcaaataaacaagtatttgaagggtgaaaatttcctagcatcaacacaagcaaacattcttcgcaaGCAAACACAagcaacacaagcaaacattcttccctagcaatcaaattctgttgtagtttatttagttaatacccccactgttgggacagcacaaaggctgcgatcaacataaccgattttgaataacaaactgccctgttagaacgcattcacaaaggcagttaattcgaatatgcagagctaatatgaagtcgattcattcaatcagcattaacagaatttcgtcgtctcccagctgccaagttgcaacatgatgcaacccgcaacaacgagcaaacgaaatcgcttgatgttacaaaccgcaataaaatacgggttaaaactgttgcgtgtgtaagagcaccatcggtgtttattcgctggaaacaaatatcgaatgcgaattgtggaataattcgcctaaagaatatcagagaattaaacaactgaacagaagggcgtggcctattacgtagcacccttcggctataaaagagtgtttttgggaaaactagctacattcattagtcggaaggtgagctggatggaccgtccacaacgttgacagcagtagaagcagatacagcactcagaagtaacagcgggttgcgcctgtggctgccttcaaattaaataaatcacttgcgctgtggttggtcaccacgtctcaggagcagcgcgtttcttctcagcgtgcctcgccagactgccattactcccccactgttggggcagcataaagattgccatcagctaatccaattttgaacagcaaaatgccttttgcaaggcaaataaacaagtcattgaaagttaataatttttgacaactcaagggagcaatctgtgctggatagtagcaatttaaatctgtagcagccgtctaatttacagaatgtgaaacagcttttacagctcatgttttcagtgtctttattaccccactgttgaggcagcacaaagcaagcattagtagactttgactcattaatgaaacacctacaacaatgcatttgttaatagtgtgcgtagttctacgtcagttatgcggtcgtgtcttggatacaacctcctactttttttcccGTTACCATGTTATGCATTTCaaagcagaaaaaatataagcttCACTACATTGACGAGAATCATTGGACAAGTTTTAATCACACACAACATGGCGAAGACATGACACAGTGTAAATGAGAAAGTGTAGTGTCAGTAAATTACGAACGAGTAAAGTTTCGCTTCCGCTCGGTTAGCACACTAGAACAAAgattttaaaaaatacaaaaattaaaacaaaaaaggcatttagaaaaaaaatttagccaGCCAATCATCAATCGTAAAAAAACGTAACTGAACCTGAAACAGATCGTTCAATTTTGCAACTTAAAACATTATAAACGAGTTTTTTTACTTGCGCCAATTGTGAAAGacgaaaattaaaatgaaacaaatgatATATCGGATTAGAAAATAAAGGCTTCGAAGCGTTTTCAGTGTTAATTACAACAAAGTATtaagataaaaaaatagtttggaTTGAAAGCGCTTAGCTTTAATCTTTACTCGAACTCTATACCTGTGGGATACCGTAACGAAAATCAATTTCAGCACGATGGTTCTAAAGGGAAATCAAAAAGGGATAATTTAGAATGTTGGTtcgaatttgtttattttctaaattttaaggagaaaagacaaaaaacagAAGTTATCCACTAATGTCTAGCAGACACATAAACAGTCTGTGAAACAAAGTATTGTGTTCTGTTTCTGTGTGAATCTGGACAAAACAGAAAACTTATGAAGTGCACAGTACAATGGTATGGAAACACTGACAAGAGAAAAATTTCTGTAAGACATCTTTACGAATGAAACAAATGGAAACAGTAGAAAGAAACGATCAACAATCAACTCACCTGATGTCTCTCAATCAACGCCTCCGCCCCGGTGACATCGTTGGCCAACTCCTCGGACGTGACCAGACCCATCATCGAGCTGATCCAAGCCATCAGGTCGCGATAATCGCTGGAGAAACGCTGCAGATCATACGAATCCAACAACTTTTCCTTGCGCTGCTGAGCCTTCGCCACCACCTGCTGCCACTCCTCATTGATTTCTTTCTGCTTGGCGTAGGTTTGTTCGGCCGTATCCGGATGCGACTGCATCAAGCGATTAGCGGTTTCGTCCAGCTGGCGAATTTTATCACGCAGTGCAGCCAAGTCGCGCTCCAATCCCTCATGTTTGCGTTGAAGAGTCTGCACACCGCGCAGATCCTTACCCAAGTCATCGTTGGTTAGAGCATTGTCCTTTTCGGCGATCCAGTCCTTGGTTTCATCGACATCCCGATGGAAACGTTGAACTTCATGAGCAGAGCCCAACTGGCTGGCCCGTTCCTGAGTGATAGTCTGCAGAGTTGCCCATTCTTCGTTCAGGGTTTGAATTTGCGTTTTGATTTTCAGCGCAGCTTCAGTTTGACCGAGAGAGGTTAACTGAACGGCAATCTCGTTCAACTTGGCCAAGCGCACCTCATTGGCTTTCAGATCATCGTTGAAGTCATCGAACTTCTTCTGCATGACCTCGACCTCTTCCAAATCTTCACCGACATCCTTGATCTGGGCGTGACTTTCCTTGTCCTTGATCCAAGCGGACAAATCAGCCGCCTCACGAACCAAAACGTACGCTTTAACGGTTtcattcagcttgttttgacgCTCACGAGCCAATGCCAGCAGGTTATCATACTGGCTATTGATCTGCGATTGCCTTTTAGCAATCGAGTGACCGTCGACCAAATTTTGCTGACTGGCAGACAGTCCAGGATCAATCTTCTTGATGTACGCAGCCGGAACAAAGCCCTGTCGATCGTTTACCTCTACCTTCCACCAATCCTTATTGTTCGAGTTCAACAAGGTGAGAACATCGCCCTTCTTCATGGAAACCTCCCGAGGAGATTTCTCAGAATAATCGTACAGGGCTATGACGCACTCCTTTCCGGTAATGTCCACCACTGGTGTCTCCTGTTGGCGGCAGTTTTTAGCCTGCTCCTGTAGAGCCTGAATTGTGTTACCAAAAGCTTCCAAATCCGAAACCAGCGCTTCGTGTTTCTTCAACAAAGCTTCCGATGAATCTTCGTCCTTACCATAGTCCTGATTCGAAACAATCGGCTCTTTCTCACGCATCCACGATTCGGCTTCGTTAGCGTCGGCAAAATATTGATGGGCTTGTAAGGAATCCTCCAAATCCTGCTTACGCTGATTCGATTTTTCCTTTAATGAATTCCATTGATCTTTCAGCGCATCCAGACGCATTTTAATGTCATCAGTACTGAACGGTAGTTCAGTCAGCATCTGTTCGCCATTTCCAATCACCGCGACAACACGATTCTCGTGATTGTTGATCTCGGCAAGTACGGCCTGGTGTTTCTTGATCAGATTTTGGACACCAATCAAATCACGACCACGGTTAGTCGACGCTGCAACCGGTTCTTTCTCTCTGATCCAGGCGGCTTCGTCTTCCAAATCACGGAAAAGCTGCTGTACCTGCAACGAATCCAGCAGACGCTGTTTGCGCTCAGACATCGGAGAAGCCAATGCTCCGTACCGTTTCGACAGTGCTGATTCTTTGTTGCGAATGTTGTCCGCATCAAAATGACCACTTTCGACGAATTTGTTGGCGGCAACCTTGATCCCCTCGATACGATCCTGATGGGCCATCACGTCAGCCTCCAACAGGGCGTGCTTCTTCTGGAGGTTTTGCACACTCGTTAAATCTTTTCCATAATCTTCAGACATTAGCTGACCTTCAACTTCACTGAGCCACAGCTCAATATCTTCTACGGTACGATTAAACTGCTGTTGCTGCGatgcttcctgcaacttgcaaCCCTTCTTGTCCGAGGCTTGAACCAATGACTCCCATAAAGTTACGATTTCCTGCATACGCGAGTTGATTTGGTCTGCCGCGTAATGTTGCTTCTCGACAAGATTTTGACCGTTAGTCGTGATGTCTTCAATGCGACTCTTATTGGCAGTAAGCTCGTGCTCGAAGTTGGTGTGTTTCTGAACCTTTCCGTTCAGATTAGTCGGATCCAGATAGCTATCATCGGTGGCAAACTTGAGTTTCTCACTGATCCAGCCTTTGGTTTCGTCGCAATCACGCTCGAACTGCTGCAGTGCACTTGAATCCTCCAGTAATTGGCGGCGAATAGAGGATTTCTCCAGCAGAGCTGAGCGGCGAGCAAGGAGCATCGAACGACGCTGAGCAACATCATCGGCTGCGTAGTGCTGGCCGTCAATCAATTTAGTCGCGAAGACATCCAACGCCTTGATTTTCTCCTCCTGGGCAGCCAGACTCTTCTCGAAGTCTTCGTGTTTTTTGATCAGCGCTTCAACCGAATCCAGTGAGTCTCCCAAGTCTTCGTTGGCCAGGAAAGCTTCCTGCTTGGCCATCCAGGTGTCGGCCTGCTCGGTGTCACGGTAAAATAGCTGCAAGTCCATGCATTGCTCGTACAAAATGCGACGATCTTCCCACAGCGACAGCAACGAACTTTTATCGCTTTCCAAAGCCGCTAGTTTTTCTTGAACTTCTGCAGCCGCATAATGCTCACGTTCCAACAGCTGACGTCCTGCTTCGGTTGTTACTTTGAAGCTATCCACACGAGCATCGATTTCACCCTTATGTTCCTGGTGTCGTTCCAATAAAGCTTCCgcgccggctacgtccttaGCCAGTTCATCAGCCGAAATGATAGCTTTCATTCCGATGATCCACGATACCAGATCGCGGTAATCAGCTAAGAAACGATGCAAGAAATACGATTCGTCCAGTTTTTGTTTGCGTTCCTTAGCCTTCGCGGTCAGTGATTGCCAGTAGGCAGCGATTTCCGCTTGCTTCTCACGGATCTGATCACTATGATCGGCATGAATGCTGCACAATCGACCAGCTTCGGCACCCAAGGTTGCAACCTTATCCTCCAAAGCAGCGAGATCGCGCTCAACACCCTCATGTTTACGCTGGAGTGCCTGGACACTAGCCAAGTCGCGACCATAATCATCGGATGACAAAACAACGTCCTTTTCAGCGATCCAAGCGACAGTTTCGTCAGCGTCACGGTTAAAGCGCTGAATCTCATGGGCTCCGAAAAGTTTCTCCTGGCGCAAAATAGCCAACTGCTTCAAGCGCTGCCAAGCCTCATTCAGCTCCTCCTTCTTGCGAGTGATGGTCTCACGCTCCGGATGACCGTTGGATAACAACTTATCAGCCAACTCGTTCACTTCAGTAACGCGATACTCCTGTGAAGCCATGTCCTTTTGGAACTCGTCGAACTTTCTCTGCAACACTTCGACATGCTCCAGATCCTGACCGAACTCATCGGCCGTAACGAATGCCTCTTTGTCCTTGATCCAGAACATTACCTCTTCACAGTGGCGCAAAAACTGCACCAACACCAACGCCTGCTGTAGCTTCATGCCCTTTTCGGCAAGCCGCGATAGCAGCAGTTCCCAAAGGCGATGCAACTCGTCCAGCCGACGCTGGATGATGTCCGATGCGAAGTGCTGTTGGTTGATCATCTCTTGGCCGGTATTGTCCAGCATCACAATCGCGTTGCTGTGAGCCGACACTTCAGCCTCGAAAGCCTGATGCTTTTGGATCTTGGCCTGCAGATTTGTCGGATCGCGGTAGCTCTCCTCGGAAGCGGCCTGTAGTTTCTCGTGGATCCAGCTTTCCAGCTCGTCCGAATCGCGCTTAAAGTATTGGAAACGACGCGAGTCCTCCAACTTCTCGCGCTTATGGCGCGTTTCCACTTTAAACTCATTGTAGCGGTTGAGCACCTGCTCACGCCGCTCCTGGATATCCTCGGCACTCTCGAGGATCTTTACCTCCTTCGGGGTAAATTGTTCCATTGTAATGCTGTTAGTAGATATCGACAGTCGATGGTTAACGTTGTATTAATTTTTAGCCTGCGAAAAGAAAATGAAACTGATAAGGTAACCTGCTGCTTGATAACGAATACCATTTCCGTGGTTAACGGAATTTGTGATTGCGCAACCGTATACATACCTCTCGTTTTTACTAGTTTTCAACTTTATCTGCAGCTGGGTTCCCCCCTTTGTCGTCCTCTCCTCCTGTAGTATATACTGTCTTTTCCGAACGGTTTCAATTACGCTTCCCGTGTGCTCGTAGACTCTCCTATATAATCAACCCTGTGGGCGTGCATAGAAACGTTAGCAATGTGTGCGGTATCTTCGATTTGCAAAGTGAGCATGTGTGGCTTTGAATCACTGGTGCGCGGGTAGGCCAAATTGAAACTCGATAGTatttatatatctatatattttctttttttttcctttgagtCACTTCGAATTATGTGTTTGCTGCTTGCTGTTCGCCTCAATGCACTAGATGTACCGAATGCTTGTtaaaaaagaattcaaaaataGGTTTTCTCAATATCCAAAAAATAAAAGTTCAGTCTACCAATTATGACGTCAGATAAAATCGTCAAATCTGAGgcttgtttaatttaatttcacAAATCTGAACAAAAGCTTTTCGGAAAAACAGAAAGCTGATGGTTTTATCTATATCAAACTTTATTGACAAATATGGTATATATTTTTAATCAGTGGTTTAGGGTTTATATATTTGTttctgttgaatatatttcatttctttttttttttttttttcaatatatcagCATCTGAGAACTTATCGTAAACTATTATTACTGCaaaatttcacattcagtagTTAGCTTTTGTCACTACACTATTTGTGTTTTCGGTGTGTTTCATCAACTCTATAGTTGTATCATGTGTTCAATAAAAACGACTTTATTTTCATCTATGCATCACGATTTCGTCTAGTTTCTAGGTTTTGGATTTCATTCTACATtctagtttttttctttttcctagGAGGCAAACCGGATTCCGTTCACAACTATCAAATCTCACTAAGGTCTCTGCTGCCACTTCAGATTAAGTTTCATCTGTAAACGCTAcggtttttcttttttctaacgCGTCCGCGTGCTGTATTGGCTGgcttatctttttttttattgattaacTGTATGTGTAGTTTGACTCTAGTCTATTTTTGATTCCTTGTATGTACTTCACTATACATAGTTCAAAAATGGTAGGGTTTAAGTTTAGTTTTAAGTAAATTCCATTATGATTCTCTATAGAACTGATTGCCACAAACAAAATGATTGTGGCAGCTAATTGAATCATACAAGAGTTAATGAATCATTCAAGAGTCCAAACCCATACATAAAACGTTTCATGAGATGcgagtgaaatttaaaaatgagACCTAGTCCTACGTCAGAAACGATAATCCGGTCAATCGGAATTCGAgcgcaaaaaattaaattatcattttaacaattttaaaattattccaGTTTGTTCAACTGGTCTTAAACATCTGAATAAGTGCAACAGTCACCCCAACCCTCTCTTTCTGTACTACGCATTGCTTTGCTGCAGCTACGAAGAGGCGAAAATACGCCGGCGCCGTGTCGAAACTTCGACCTCGTTCTATCACTCAAAGATATCGAACCGATAACTTGATAAACTATTAGGCATCCGGAAACTATATTACAGCCGCAAAACTGAGCGTAGATTTATACAACTAAACAAACCAATGGCAtcatcatatatatatatttttacacgCATTCGAATATGTACAAACATCAACTAATTTTCGAAACTACCTCGGCTAACTAATGGACCTTTTGTTTTATAGCTAAAAACTCACGACGAGTAGTAGTTCGACATACAACAACACaacgaacaaaataaaaattattttcaacatacaAAATCATACTTTTCCCCTTCCTCCTTACTTCTCGGTTTATCTCTAAAACTACAACAAAACCAACGTCTCTGTGCTTAGGTCGAGCTCTTCCGCTCCGGACAACGGGTCTGTACGATGCGACCCTTCCGCGGCACCATATTACCGTCCTCATCTTCCTCGAAACTGCTACCAGCGGACTTGGTGCTCAACTCTTCCCCTGCCTGGCCATGATGAGCCGTATGTAGCACTATACCCGGATGGTTTTCCGATTGGGCATGAATCTCGTGTATTTCACCCGGAGTCAAGCTGGCAAGCGCTGCCAATAGATCGTGATTTACCAAAGGTTCATTTTCTTCGGCCGGTTCCCAGCCGGCCGGTGGGGAAGCGGGCGGTGAAATGAGAAACTGCCTGAACGGTTTGGGTGGCTTCAGGTTGGGATTTGAAACCGGCGTCACCGGTTGAGCCAAATAGCAGCTTATGATTGATTTCCCGAATGGATACTGATGCAGTTGAATGCGAGCGTTCGCGGCGGCAATCGCTGAGTCATAGTTGACCCGCAGCCGACGGAAACTTTTCAGCCACTGAAACGTCGCGGTGTCGGAGAAAGTCTTGAACAGTTCTTCCATACGGGCTTTTAGCTCTTCACTGGCAAACACCTCCGAGTGGATGTTGGTGACGATAATTGA encodes:
- the LOC129723787 gene encoding spectrin alpha chain isoform X3; the encoded protein is MEQFTPKEVKILESAEDIQERREQVLNRYNEFKVETRHKREKLEDSRRFQYFKRDSDELESWIHEKLQAASEESYRDPTNLQAKIQKHQAFEAEVSAHSNAIVMLDNTGQEMINQQHFASDIIQRRLDELHRLWELLLSRLAEKGMKLQQALVLVQFLRHCEEVMFWIKDKEAFVTADEFGQDLEHVEVLQRKFDEFQKDMASQEYRVTEVNELADKLLSNGHPERETITRKKEELNEAWQRLKQLAILRQEKLFGAHEIQRFNRDADETVAWIAEKDVVLSSDDYGRDLASVQALQRKHEGVERDLAALEDKVATLGAEAGRLCSIHADHSDQIREKQAEIAAYWQSLTAKAKERKQKLDESYFLHRFLADYRDLVSWIIGMKAIISADELAKDVAGAEALLERHQEHKGEIDARVDSFKVTTEAGRQLLEREHYAAAEVQEKLAALESDKSSLLSLWEDRRILYEQCMDLQLFYRDTEQADTWMAKQEAFLANEDLGDSLDSVEALIKKHEDFEKSLAAQEEKIKALDVFATKLIDGQHYAADDVAQRRSMLLARRSALLEKSSIRRQLLEDSSALQQFERDCDETKGWISEKLKFATDDSYLDPTNLNGKVQKHTNFEHELTANKSRIEDITTNGQNLVEKQHYAADQINSRMQEIVTLWESLVQASDKKGCKLQEASQQQQFNRTVEDIELWLSEVEGQLMSEDYGKDLTSVQNLQKKHALLEADVMAHQDRIEGIKVAANKFVESGHFDADNIRNKESALSKRYGALASPMSERKQRLLDSLQVQQLFRDLEDEAAWIREKEPVAASTNRGRDLIGVQNLIKKHQAVLAEINNHENRVVAVIGNGEQMLTELPFSTDDIKMRLDALKDQWNSLKEKSNQRKQDLEDSLQAHQYFADANEAESWMREKEPIVSNQDYGKDEDSSEALLKKHEALVSDLEAFGNTIQALQEQAKNCRQQETPVVDITGKECVIALYDYSEKSPREVSMKKGDVLTLLNSNNKDWWKVEVNDRQGFVPAAYIKKIDPGLSASQQNLVDGHSIAKRQSQINSQYDNLLALARERQNKLNETVKAYVLVREAADLSAWIKDKESHAQIKDVGEDLEEVEVMQKKFDDFNDDLKANEVRLAKLNEIAVQLTSLGQTEAALKIKTQIQTLNEEWATLQTITQERASQLGSAHEVQRFHRDVDETKDWIAEKDNALTNDDLGKDLRGVQTLQRKHEGLERDLAALRDKIRQLDETANRLMQSHPDTAEQTYAKQKEINEEWQQVVAKAQQRKEKLLDSYDLQRFSSDYRDLMAWISSMMGLVTSEELANDVTGAEALIERHQEHRTEVDARAGTFAAFEQFGTELLQANHYASPEIQEKIENLAKAREELERAWTARRLQLDQNLDLQLYLRDCEQAENWMSAREAFLNAEEVDSKGDNVEALIKKHEDFDKAINGHEEKIAALQVLADQLIAQEHYAGKLIDDKRSEVLDRWRHLKEDLIEKRSRLGDEQTLQQFSRDADEIENWIAEKLQLATEESYKDPANIQSKHQKHQAFEAELAANADRISSVLAMGSNLIDKNQCSGSEDAVQKRLTQIADQWEYLTQKTTEKSLKLKEANKQRTYIAAVKDLDFWLGEVESLLTSEDAGKDLASVQNLMKKHQLVEADIHAHEDRIKDMNAQADSLVESGQFDSAGIQEKRQSINERYERICNLAAHRQARLNEANTLHQFFRDIADEESWIKEKKLLVGSDDYGRDLTGVQNLKKKHKRLEAELASHEPAIQAVQEAGEKLMDVSNLGVPEIEQRLKALNQAWAELKGLAATRGQKLDESLIYQQFLAKVEEEEAWITEKQQLLSVEDYGDSMAAVQGLLKKHDAFETDFAAHRDRCSDIRDNGQTLVTNNNHHGESISQRCAQLDKKLENLQALATRRKNALLDNFAYLQFMWKADVVESWIADKENHVKSEEFGRDLSTVQTLLTKQETFDAGLSAFEQEGIHNITALKDQLINANHAQSAAILKRHEDVLTRWQKLRADSEARKYRLLAMQEQFRQIEDLYLTFAKKASAFNSWFENAEEDLTDPVRCNSIEEITALRAAHAQFQASLSSAQFDFQALADLDRKIKSFNVGPNPYTWFTMEALEDTWRNLQKIIEERDAELAKEVHRQEENDKLRKEFAKHANLFHQWLTETRYNILGWDKYGTSLMEGSGSLEEQFEALCHKANEIRARRGDLKKIEELGATLEEHLILDNRYTEHSTVGLAQQWDQLDQLAMRMQHNLKQQIQARNQSGVSEDSLKEFSMMFKHFDKDKSGKLNHQEFKSCLRALGYDLPMVEEGQPDPEFEEILNVVDPNRDGQVSLQEYIAFMISKETENVQSYEEIENAFRAITASDRPYVTKDELYSNLTKDMADYCAQRMKPYNDPKTGHPITGALDYVEFTRTLFQN